The Nocardioides panzhihuensis genome has a segment encoding these proteins:
- a CDS encoding benzoate/H(+) symporter BenE family transporter, whose protein sequence is MSTDLHVRAPRTELRRDLGRHELVNGFIGFLFSCTGPVAVILAVGQGAGLSAGVVASWVSAVFCLNGVLTIIASRWSRQPLVYFWTIPGTVVVGQAMTAGTTWPEAVGGFCMAAVLLIALALTRQVDRIMHLLPMPIVMAMVAGVFLRFGTDLVLAVDRDLAVAGPMVAAFVAVSAAPWLARWLPPVLVALAVGAVAVSLADRPAVEVSGRWILDPVWTTPVFTGSAFVELTIPLLITVLVVQNGQGMAVLRAADHDPRMNQVTGWCGVTSLLAAPLGGVSTCLAGPTNALVTASGERRRHYAAAVWCGVLAIGFGLLAPGMVRVITTMPEAYVAALGGLAMLKPLQGAFQSAFSGPHATGALVTFLVTVADITVFNIGSAFWGLVVGVAVSVLLDRGSRDSRSSRSSRNSHNSEEKS, encoded by the coding sequence ATGAGCACCGATCTCCACGTCCGAGCGCCCCGGACCGAGCTGAGGCGTGACCTGGGCCGCCACGAGCTGGTCAACGGCTTCATCGGGTTCCTGTTCTCCTGCACCGGTCCGGTGGCGGTGATCCTCGCCGTCGGCCAGGGCGCCGGACTCTCCGCCGGTGTGGTCGCCTCCTGGGTGAGCGCGGTCTTCTGCCTCAACGGGGTGCTGACGATCATCGCCTCGCGGTGGAGCCGGCAGCCGCTCGTCTACTTCTGGACGATCCCCGGCACCGTGGTCGTCGGCCAGGCGATGACCGCCGGCACCACCTGGCCGGAGGCGGTCGGCGGGTTCTGCATGGCCGCGGTGCTGCTGATCGCGCTGGCCCTGACCCGGCAGGTCGACCGCATCATGCACCTGCTCCCGATGCCGATCGTGATGGCGATGGTCGCGGGCGTCTTCCTCCGCTTCGGCACCGACCTCGTCCTCGCCGTCGACCGCGACCTGGCGGTCGCCGGGCCCATGGTGGCCGCCTTCGTCGCCGTCAGTGCGGCGCCGTGGCTGGCGCGCTGGCTCCCGCCGGTGCTGGTGGCGCTGGCGGTCGGGGCGGTCGCGGTGAGCCTCGCGGACCGGCCGGCCGTGGAGGTCTCCGGGCGCTGGATCCTCGACCCGGTCTGGACCACCCCTGTCTTCACCGGCTCCGCCTTCGTCGAGCTCACCATCCCGCTGCTGATCACCGTCCTGGTCGTCCAGAACGGCCAGGGCATGGCCGTGCTACGTGCCGCTGATCATGACCCCCGGATGAACCAGGTGACCGGCTGGTGCGGGGTGACGTCGCTGCTTGCGGCCCCGCTCGGCGGAGTGTCCACGTGCCTGGCCGGTCCGACCAACGCGCTGGTCACTGCCTCGGGAGAACGGCGGCGGCACTATGCCGCGGCGGTCTGGTGCGGCGTACTGGCCATCGGGTTCGGCCTGCTCGCCCCCGGCATGGTCCGGGTCATCACCACCATGCCCGAGGCGTACGTCGCCGCGCTGGGCGGCCTGGCCATGCTCAAGCCGCTCCAAGGCGCCTTCCAGTCCGCCTTCAGCGGACCCCACGCCACCGGCGCGCTGGTCACCTTCCTGGTGACCGTCGCCGACATCACCGTCTTCAACATCGGCTCCGCCTTCTGGGGACTGGTGGTCGGCGTCGCGGTCAGCGTGCTGCTCGACCGCGGCAGCCGAGACAGCCGCAGCAGCCGCAGCAGCCGAAACAGCCACAACAGCGAGGAGAAGTCATGA
- a CDS encoding alpha/beta hydrolase family protein produces MTTTDTTYPDATMRYGATARQVADVFEPAEATDSLVLLLHGGLWRDSDRMRTWPAGRALAEAGHLTVTVEYRHGPGQWRAAFEDVETAIESIQLSGREWTIHNDAPRRITLVGHSSGGQLALWAAARASTLVTGVVALAPAAALAAMSEDGLGDGAVEEFLGGTPADTPDAYAAADPLGLAPRVPVRILHGTADTVIPLAISERYAAAHPGVRLEMVDGADHSVWGDPTSSAWSHLLSAVGHPASQPE; encoded by the coding sequence ATGACCACGACGGACACCACCTATCCCGACGCGACCATGCGCTACGGCGCCACCGCCCGGCAGGTAGCCGACGTCTTCGAGCCGGCCGAGGCGACCGACTCGCTCGTCCTGCTGCTCCACGGCGGGCTGTGGCGTGACTCCGACCGGATGCGCACCTGGCCGGCCGGGCGGGCCCTGGCCGAGGCCGGCCACCTGACCGTGACGGTGGAGTACCGTCACGGACCCGGCCAGTGGCGAGCGGCGTTCGAGGACGTCGAGACCGCGATCGAGTCGATCCAGCTCAGCGGTCGGGAGTGGACGATCCATAACGACGCGCCCCGCCGGATCACCCTGGTCGGCCACTCCTCCGGCGGCCAGCTCGCGCTCTGGGCGGCAGCCCGGGCGAGCACCCTCGTCACGGGTGTCGTGGCCCTCGCCCCCGCCGCCGCACTGGCCGCGATGAGCGAGGACGGTCTCGGCGACGGCGCGGTGGAGGAATTCCTCGGCGGGACCCCGGCCGACACCCCCGACGCGTACGCCGCCGCCGACCCGCTGGGCCTCGCCCCGCGGGTCCCGGTCCGGATCCTGCACGGCACCGCCGACACCGTCATCCCGCTCGCGATCTCCGAGCGCTACGCGGCAGCACATCCCGGCGTACGCCTCGAGATGGTCGACGGCGCCGATCACTCCGTCTGGGGCGACCCGACCTCATCGGCCTGGTCGCACCTGCTCTCCGCGGTCGGCCATCCGGCCTCGCAGCCAGAGTGA